In the Streptomyces sp. BHT-5-2 genome, one interval contains:
- a CDS encoding methyltransferase, which yields MSTSSASTATVGKDPLPVLELAMAFYGSRALMSALELGVFTALAEGAVDRTVLEEKLGLHSRTSRDFLDSLVALGLLTREGGEYANSALAQRFLVRGTDPYVGGFAEMGSASLYPLWGKLTDTLRTGDPQIPEDSNFFEGLYRRPDAARKFMDAMDAFNADIAATLDELADWESYATLTDVGGARGDLAARLVTAYPQLSAVCMDLPGVRALFDERVREAGVADRVTFHSADFVSDALPASDAYIFGHILHGRDLDQRRDLVARAYAGLNPGGSLFIYDRMIDDNRDTKVLSLLGSLGMALVSRIGSEYTPSDCRSWLEEAGFQVVDVRPLAVTDTIIVARKPS from the coding sequence ATGTCCACAAGCTCCGCGAGCACGGCCACGGTGGGGAAAGACCCGCTCCCCGTCCTCGAACTGGCGATGGCTTTCTACGGCTCCCGCGCCTTGATGAGCGCGCTCGAACTGGGGGTCTTCACCGCGCTGGCGGAGGGTGCCGTGGACCGTACCGTCCTGGAGGAGAAGCTGGGGCTGCACTCCCGCACCTCGCGGGACTTCCTCGACTCCCTGGTGGCCCTGGGACTGCTGACCCGCGAGGGTGGCGAGTACGCCAACTCGGCTCTCGCCCAGCGCTTCCTGGTGCGCGGCACGGACCCCTACGTCGGCGGCTTCGCCGAGATGGGCAGCGCCTCGCTGTACCCGCTGTGGGGCAAGCTGACCGACACCCTGCGCACCGGCGACCCGCAGATCCCGGAGGACAGCAACTTCTTCGAGGGCCTGTACCGGCGCCCGGACGCCGCACGGAAGTTCATGGACGCCATGGACGCCTTCAACGCCGACATCGCCGCCACGCTGGACGAACTGGCTGACTGGGAGTCCTACGCCACCCTGACCGATGTCGGGGGCGCCCGGGGTGACCTGGCCGCACGGCTGGTCACCGCATATCCGCAGCTCTCCGCGGTCTGCATGGACCTGCCCGGCGTACGCGCCCTCTTCGATGAGCGGGTGCGGGAGGCAGGCGTGGCGGACCGGGTCACCTTCCACAGTGCCGACTTCGTGTCCGACGCGCTGCCAGCGTCGGACGCCTACATCTTCGGCCACATCCTTCACGGCCGGGACCTTGACCAGCGACGCGACCTCGTCGCCAGGGCCTATGCCGGACTCAACCCGGGCGGCAGCCTGTTCATCTACGACCGCATGATCGACGACAACCGGGACACCAAGGTCCTCAGCCTGCTGGGCAGCCTGGGAATGGCCCTGGTGTCCCGCATCGGCAGCGAGTACACGCCGTCCGACTGCCGGTCATGGCTGGAGGAAGCCGGGTTCCAGGTCGTCGACGTCCGGCCACTCGCCGTCACGGACACCATCATCGTTGCCCGTAAGCCCTCCTGA
- a CDS encoding methyltransferase encodes MDDDAEVMAGQEVYSERVLKFYDLLVLRLTSSFVWRCPPGVMARLHERNLGERHLELGVGTGYFLDRGRFPVPRPAIDLVDLNPDALAHAARRLARYRPGVHRANVLEPLPVPDGTFDSVGMNLLLHCLPGGSLRAKESVVKNAATAARKGGRVFGSTILAEGVEVNPAARAMLRNHNERGILQNAGDSLADLQWVLHEHLTDVVIRVRGCIALFEATAG; translated from the coding sequence ATGGACGACGACGCCGAGGTGATGGCAGGCCAGGAGGTCTACTCGGAACGCGTCTTGAAGTTCTATGACCTTCTGGTGCTCCGTCTCACCAGCAGTTTCGTGTGGCGGTGTCCTCCAGGTGTCATGGCCCGCCTGCATGAGCGGAATCTGGGCGAGCGCCACCTCGAGCTGGGTGTCGGTACGGGGTACTTTCTCGATCGGGGACGGTTCCCCGTACCACGGCCCGCCATCGACCTGGTGGACCTCAACCCGGATGCGCTGGCCCACGCCGCACGCCGGCTGGCCCGCTACCGCCCCGGGGTGCACCGCGCCAACGTCCTCGAGCCGCTGCCGGTGCCGGATGGGACGTTCGACTCCGTCGGCATGAACCTGCTGCTGCACTGCCTCCCCGGAGGCAGTCTGCGGGCCAAGGAGTCCGTGGTGAAGAACGCGGCGACCGCTGCCCGCAAAGGCGGCCGCGTCTTTGGCAGCACGATCCTGGCCGAGGGCGTCGAGGTGAATCCGGCCGCGCGGGCGATGCTGCGCAACCACAACGAGCGGGGCATTCTCCAGAACGCCGGTGACAGCCTTGCGGATCTCCAGTGGGTATTGCACGAGCACCTCACCGATGTCGTGATCCGCGTCCGGGGCTGCATAGCGCTGTTCGAAGCCACCGCGGGCTGA
- a CDS encoding cytochrome P450, whose translation MTDHDEVTVAAGGAAQPAVRRFPFNVPPQLTAPAPDTYADLRENDPVHRVELPYGGQAWLVTRYADVRTVLADPRFSRTAASRPEAPRFEPVPPPPVGVFVSDPPEHTRLRSLVATAFTRRRVEALRPGVRASVQALITRMEEAGPPTDLVTDFALPLPVAVICDLFGVPEGDRTRFRQWCDALLSTTSMTEEQIHSSRGQLFGYLSSLVAQRRRDPADDLLSGLVKAQVEDDRLTEEELVVFSGGLLVAGYETSASQLANFTCLLLRDPERWKKLSAGAEQVETVVEELLRYVPSLDIGGFTRVATEDIELSGVLVRAGETVVPVLGSANRDASVFAEPHHLDLTRATNPHIAFGYGPHRCIGAQLARVELQEAFTALPGAFPGLRIEAEPRWKTGTIMHGLASLPVSW comes from the coding sequence ATGACCGACCACGACGAGGTGACGGTCGCCGCCGGAGGAGCGGCGCAGCCAGCCGTGCGGCGCTTCCCCTTCAACGTGCCACCGCAGCTGACGGCCCCGGCACCGGATACGTATGCCGACCTGCGGGAGAACGATCCGGTGCATCGGGTCGAGCTGCCGTACGGGGGGCAGGCATGGCTGGTGACCCGGTACGCGGACGTCCGAACCGTGCTGGCCGACCCGCGCTTCAGTCGCACCGCGGCGTCGCGGCCGGAGGCTCCACGTTTCGAACCCGTACCACCGCCTCCCGTCGGGGTATTCGTCTCCGACCCCCCGGAGCACACCCGGCTCCGTTCCCTGGTGGCCACGGCCTTCACGCGTCGCCGGGTCGAAGCCTTGCGACCTGGGGTCCGGGCGTCCGTACAAGCGCTGATCACGCGGATGGAGGAGGCCGGTCCGCCCACTGATCTCGTGACGGACTTCGCTCTTCCGCTGCCGGTCGCGGTGATCTGCGACCTGTTCGGTGTACCCGAGGGCGACAGGACTCGCTTCCGGCAGTGGTGCGACGCGCTGCTGTCGACGACGTCCATGACTGAGGAGCAGATCCACTCCTCCCGCGGCCAACTCTTCGGCTATCTCTCCTCGTTGGTGGCGCAGAGGCGCCGGGACCCCGCCGACGACCTGCTCAGCGGGCTCGTCAAGGCCCAGGTGGAGGACGATCGCCTCACGGAGGAAGAACTCGTCGTCTTCTCCGGTGGGCTCCTAGTGGCCGGCTACGAAACCAGCGCGAGCCAGCTCGCCAACTTCACCTGCCTGCTGCTGCGCGACCCCGAGCGCTGGAAAAAGCTGAGCGCGGGAGCGGAGCAGGTGGAGACGGTGGTCGAGGAACTGCTGCGCTATGTGCCGTCGCTGGACATCGGGGGGTTCACCCGGGTCGCGACGGAAGACATCGAGCTGAGCGGTGTCCTGGTACGGGCCGGCGAGACGGTCGTGCCCGTACTCGGCTCCGCCAACCGCGATGCTTCCGTCTTCGCCGAGCCGCACCATCTCGACCTGACGCGCGCGACCAACCCTCATATCGCCTTCGGATACGGACCGCACCGCTGCATCGGTGCGCAACTCGCCCGGGTCGAGTTGCAGGAGGCGTTCACCGCGCTGCCCGGCGCCTTCCCCGGACTGCGGATCGAGGCCGAACCACGCTGGAAGACGGGGACGATCATGCACGGGCTGGCCTCGCTCCCCGTGTCCTGGTGA
- a CDS encoding bifunctional 2-polyprenyl-6-hydroxyphenol methylase/3-demethylubiquinol 3-O-methyltransferase UbiG, which translates to MIARKTLPAPYADFNKSTGAPGRHMSQDGLTPQQRLAAPDPRTFGFFGFQVPSDTRTFEYPFAATRIDAGQGLRVLDVGGGLSGLQFLLAQRGCKVTTVDPAARQSPCAEEAGEAGARFSPGYWMALKPADHARINELFGTEVELVADEIQHWDGPSGVFDRVVCLSVLEHVGPAEAREMVTSMVDRLAPGGLLLLTVDLFLDLEPFGVLKENVWGRSHDVHQLLAGLPLTLKEGDRQELLGFPEFDRERVVRLLPELLVGRHYPVMTQALVLEKTSAGVAFS; encoded by the coding sequence ATGATCGCCCGTAAGACACTTCCAGCACCGTACGCCGACTTCAACAAGAGCACCGGCGCTCCCGGTCGGCACATGTCCCAGGACGGCCTCACGCCCCAGCAGCGGCTGGCGGCCCCTGACCCTCGGACGTTCGGCTTCTTCGGCTTCCAGGTTCCCAGCGACACCCGTACCTTCGAGTACCCGTTCGCCGCCACCCGCATCGACGCGGGGCAGGGGCTGCGGGTCCTGGACGTCGGCGGCGGTCTGTCCGGACTCCAGTTCCTGCTGGCCCAGCGCGGCTGCAAGGTGACCACCGTTGACCCGGCGGCGCGCCAGTCGCCCTGCGCGGAGGAAGCCGGAGAGGCGGGAGCCCGGTTCTCTCCGGGCTACTGGATGGCGCTGAAGCCGGCCGATCACGCGCGGATCAACGAGCTGTTCGGCACCGAGGTGGAACTCGTCGCCGATGAGATCCAGCACTGGGACGGGCCCTCCGGCGTATTCGACCGGGTGGTGTGCCTGTCCGTGCTGGAACACGTCGGTCCGGCCGAGGCGCGCGAGATGGTCACGTCGATGGTCGACCGTCTCGCCCCCGGTGGCCTGCTGCTGCTGACGGTGGACCTCTTCCTCGACCTGGAACCGTTCGGCGTACTGAAGGAGAACGTCTGGGGACGCAGCCACGACGTCCACCAGCTGCTCGCCGGTCTCCCCCTCACGCTGAAGGAAGGGGACCGGCAGGAGCTGCTGGGCTTCCCGGAGTTCGACCGGGAGAGGGTGGTGCGCCTGCTGCCGGAGCTCCTGGTGGGCCGGCACTACCCGGTCATGACGCAGGCACTCGTCCTGGAGAAGACCTCCGCAGGCGTCGCTTTCTCCTGA
- a CDS encoding nucleotide disphospho-sugar-binding domain-containing protein, whose product MRILFSTLPSRGHFYPLVPLAWALQADGHEVAVATTASFSAAVTASGLCALETVADIDMRRMIGEDRQGRPVPDPNDIEGKLHRSGRGFARANVATLPAVRELTHDFSPDVVMSEPTDFAGRLAAFAAGLPHIVHEWGLPVPGRMMDGLTAELEPELADLDLTAPPDPRLHIDVCPPSLSGARTDSQRYLNMRYTPFNGGGRLPTWVRTRAARPRVCVTFGTMIGVYPGAAESIAELASTLLSAGNDVVLAVGDELAPHIRTLCPDVRHIGWLPLHGVLPACDVLVHHGGSGSSLTAMCAGVPQVVTPYATDQFSNAAHVARAGVGIRLDQGGTGPEDVAAACARIVGEPRFAEQAGLLREDITGQPSPATLAARLPSLLGESAV is encoded by the coding sequence ATGCGCATACTCTTCAGCACCCTGCCGTCCCGTGGGCACTTCTACCCCCTGGTGCCACTGGCATGGGCCCTGCAGGCCGACGGGCACGAGGTGGCTGTCGCGACCACCGCCAGCTTTTCGGCCGCGGTGACCGCGTCCGGGCTCTGCGCACTCGAGACGGTCGCCGACATCGACATGCGCCGCATGATCGGCGAGGATCGTCAGGGTCGGCCGGTGCCCGACCCTAACGATATCGAGGGCAAACTGCACCGCAGCGGCCGCGGATTCGCCAGAGCCAATGTCGCGACGCTCCCTGCCGTACGGGAGCTGACGCACGACTTCTCACCCGACGTAGTGATGAGCGAACCTACCGACTTCGCGGGACGGCTCGCGGCGTTCGCCGCCGGCCTCCCTCATATCGTGCACGAGTGGGGACTTCCCGTACCCGGGCGCATGATGGACGGACTGACGGCCGAACTCGAGCCCGAACTCGCAGACTTGGATCTCACCGCACCGCCCGACCCGCGCCTGCACATCGACGTGTGCCCGCCCTCCCTCTCCGGAGCGCGTACAGACAGCCAGCGCTACCTGAACATGCGGTACACGCCGTTCAACGGCGGCGGACGGTTGCCCACGTGGGTGCGGACGCGGGCGGCACGACCGAGGGTGTGTGTCACCTTCGGCACCATGATCGGTGTCTACCCAGGAGCCGCCGAGTCCATCGCAGAGCTGGCTTCGACTCTTCTCTCCGCAGGGAACGACGTGGTGCTCGCGGTCGGCGACGAGCTCGCCCCCCACATCCGCACGCTGTGTCCCGATGTACGGCACATCGGCTGGCTCCCGCTGCACGGTGTCCTGCCCGCGTGCGACGTGCTGGTCCACCACGGCGGGTCTGGCAGTTCCCTCACGGCGATGTGCGCGGGCGTACCGCAGGTCGTCACCCCTTACGCGACCGATCAGTTCAGCAACGCGGCACACGTGGCCCGAGCGGGCGTGGGCATCCGCCTCGACCAGGGCGGCACGGGCCCGGAAGACGTGGCCGCCGCCTGCGCCCGCATCGTCGGGGAACCCCGCTTCGCCGAGCAGGCCGGCCTCTTGCGGGAGGACATCACGGGTCAGCCCTCCCCAGCCACACTAGCCGCCCGACTTCCCTCGCTCCTTGGGGAGTCGGCCGTGTGA
- a CDS encoding MerR family transcriptional regulator, protein MRIGELAGMAGVSTRTIRHYHHLGLLPEPERRANGYREYGLRDAVALARVRRLTELGLGLEEVRDVLADDAGRELREVLAELDADLARQEEALRARRARLAELLRRTEEPGGLPEEGPVSEQLAELFAEMARTSAALPGPEPAMAVREREILALLEASGDGRARGAMAAALREMFTEPGSMERAYAAYGLLDALAGAAVDDPRVAEAARAMVECVPEEVVAAIAAGAVEGSGRGAEVWAELLVMELAPAQAEAMRMAMRMIAEGER, encoded by the coding sequence ATGCGTATCGGGGAACTCGCCGGGATGGCCGGCGTCAGCACGCGGACCATTCGGCACTACCACCATCTCGGGCTGCTCCCGGAGCCGGAGCGGCGGGCGAACGGCTACCGGGAGTACGGGCTGCGTGACGCGGTGGCGCTGGCGCGGGTGCGGCGACTGACGGAGCTCGGGCTCGGGCTGGAGGAGGTCCGGGACGTGCTGGCGGACGACGCCGGTCGGGAGCTGCGGGAGGTGCTGGCGGAGCTGGACGCGGACCTGGCGCGGCAGGAGGAGGCGCTGCGGGCCCGGCGGGCGCGGCTGGCGGAGCTGCTGCGGCGTACCGAGGAGCCGGGCGGGCTGCCGGAGGAGGGGCCGGTGTCGGAGCAACTGGCGGAACTCTTCGCGGAGATGGCGCGGACGTCGGCGGCGCTGCCCGGGCCGGAGCCGGCGATGGCGGTGCGGGAGCGGGAGATCCTGGCGCTGCTGGAGGCGTCGGGCGACGGCCGGGCGCGGGGAGCGATGGCGGCGGCGCTGCGGGAGATGTTCACGGAGCCGGGCTCGATGGAGCGGGCGTATGCGGCGTACGGGCTGCTGGACGCGCTGGCGGGGGCGGCGGTGGACGATCCGCGGGTGGCCGAGGCCGCGCGGGCGATGGTGGAGTGCGTGCCCGAGGAGGTGGTGGCGGCGATCGCGGCCGGGGCCGTGGAGGGCTCGGGGCGCGGGGCCGAGGTCTGGGCGGAGCTGCTGGTGATGGAGCTGGCGCCGGCGCAGGCGGAGGCGATGCGGATGGCCATGCGGATGATCGCGGAGGGGGAGCGATGA
- a CDS encoding RNB domain-containing ribonuclease, giving the protein MPRRHMHVTDAAEAPLRAALHELRVRLDVPDHFPPTAQAEADSAARAPRIPAGDGEVATEHTLYDATDLPLFTLDPPGARDLDRAMFLARRREGGYRVHYAVADIASFVTPGGALDAEAHHRVATLYFPDERIPLYPTVLSEGAAGLLPDQDRPAVLWQFELDADGALTGTSVRRALVRSRARLDYPGVQHVLDDGTAEEPLGLLREIGRLRAEQEAARGAVSLTVPEQEILERDGRYTLAYRAPLPAAAWNAQLSLLTGMAAAELMLAAGTGILRTLPSPKLSTSPPLSTSSERRDPRAQGGPPSPTGSVARLRRTAQALGVDWPHHTSYAALIRTLDPHRAAHAAFLQECTALLRGAGYTVFDGTAPPAGTVVHAAVAAPYAHATAPLRRLVDRYTSELCLAAAAGHAPPAWVRAALPALPRDMETGTQRANRIERACVDLVEAALLRDRVGETFEAVVVDRNHDDPNRGTVHLREPAVIAPVRTVPTGPPLPLGGYLRVRLTTADPGHEPVLFTPA; this is encoded by the coding sequence ATGCCCCGTCGCCATATGCATGTGACCGACGCAGCGGAGGCGCCCCTCCGGGCCGCCCTCCACGAGCTGCGCGTGCGGCTGGACGTCCCCGACCACTTCCCGCCCACCGCCCAGGCCGAGGCGGACAGCGCCGCCCGCGCCCCGCGCATCCCGGCCGGCGACGGCGAGGTGGCCACCGAGCACACCCTGTACGACGCCACCGACCTTCCCCTCTTCACCCTCGACCCGCCCGGCGCCCGCGATCTGGACCGGGCGATGTTCCTCGCCCGCCGCCGAGAGGGCGGCTACCGCGTCCACTACGCCGTCGCCGACATCGCCTCCTTCGTCACCCCCGGCGGCGCCCTGGACGCCGAGGCCCACCACCGGGTGGCCACCCTTTACTTCCCCGACGAGCGGATCCCGCTGTACCCCACCGTCCTCAGCGAGGGCGCCGCCGGCCTGCTGCCCGACCAGGACCGCCCGGCCGTCCTGTGGCAGTTCGAGCTGGACGCCGACGGCGCGCTGACCGGCACCTCCGTCCGCCGCGCCCTGGTCCGCTCCCGCGCCCGCCTGGACTACCCGGGCGTCCAGCACGTCCTCGACGACGGCACCGCCGAGGAGCCGCTCGGCCTGCTCCGCGAGATCGGGCGGCTCCGCGCGGAACAGGAGGCCGCCCGCGGCGCGGTCTCCCTCACCGTCCCCGAGCAGGAGATCCTCGAACGCGACGGCCGCTACACCCTCGCCTACCGCGCCCCGCTCCCGGCCGCCGCCTGGAACGCCCAGCTCTCCCTGCTCACCGGCATGGCCGCGGCCGAGCTGATGCTCGCCGCCGGTACCGGCATCCTGCGCACCCTGCCTTCCCCCAAGCTCTCGACTTCCCCTCCACTCTCAACTTCGTCCGAGCGGCGGGACCCCCGTGCGCAGGGGGGACCCCCCTCCCCGACCGGCTCGGTCGCCCGGCTCCGCCGCACCGCCCAGGCACTCGGTGTCGACTGGCCCCACCACACCTCGTACGCGGCGCTGATCCGCACCCTCGACCCGCACCGCGCCGCCCACGCCGCGTTCCTCCAGGAGTGCACCGCCCTGCTCCGCGGCGCCGGCTACACGGTCTTCGACGGCACCGCCCCACCGGCCGGCACCGTCGTGCACGCCGCGGTCGCCGCGCCCTACGCACATGCCACCGCGCCGCTGCGCCGGCTCGTCGACCGCTACACCTCCGAGCTGTGCCTGGCCGCCGCGGCCGGCCACGCCCCGCCCGCCTGGGTCCGCGCCGCCCTCCCCGCCCTCCCGCGCGACATGGAGACCGGCACCCAGCGCGCCAACCGGATCGAGCGGGCCTGCGTCGACCTCGTCGAGGCGGCCCTGCTGCGCGACCGCGTCGGCGAGACCTTCGAGGCCGTGGTCGTCGACCGCAACCACGACGACCCCAACCGGGGCACCGTCCACCTCCGTGAACCGGCCGTCATCGCCCCGGTCCGCACCGTCCCCACCGGCCCCCCACTACCCCTCGGCGGCTACCTCAGGGTCCGCCTCACCACCGCCGACCCCGGCCACGAACCGGTCCTCTTCACCCCGGCGTGA
- the yaaA gene encoding peroxide stress protein YaaA, with the protein MLVLLPPSEGKADPIEAARGGASRSALDLGTLSLPGLTAARAEVLAELVELCSADAVKAREVLGLSEGLKGEVAKNAGLRTAGTRPAGEIYTGVLYDALGLASLDAAAHERAARSLLVFSGLWGAVRIDDRIPSYRCSMGVKLPGLGALGAYWRGPMAEVLPEAAASGGAARSASGRGGGRATGGLVLDLRSAAYATAWKPKGELAERTATVRVLQSKIVNGVEKRSVVSHFNKATKGRLVRDLLVAGAEPADPAELVETLRGLGYAVEAQAPAKAGKPWALDVIVTEL; encoded by the coding sequence GTGCTCGTGCTGTTGCCGCCGTCCGAGGGGAAGGCCGATCCGATCGAGGCGGCGCGAGGGGGCGCCTCCCGGAGTGCGCTGGATCTGGGGACGCTGTCGTTGCCGGGGCTGACCGCGGCGCGGGCGGAGGTGCTGGCGGAGCTGGTCGAGCTGTGCTCGGCCGACGCGGTCAAGGCCCGGGAGGTGCTGGGCCTGAGCGAGGGCCTGAAGGGCGAGGTGGCCAAGAACGCGGGGCTGCGCACCGCGGGCACCCGGCCGGCCGGGGAGATCTACACCGGGGTGCTCTACGACGCCCTCGGGCTGGCGTCGCTGGACGCGGCGGCGCACGAGCGGGCCGCCCGGTCGCTGCTGGTGTTCTCGGGGCTGTGGGGCGCCGTGCGGATCGACGACCGGATTCCTTCGTACCGCTGCTCGATGGGGGTGAAGCTGCCGGGGCTGGGCGCGCTGGGGGCGTACTGGCGGGGCCCGATGGCGGAGGTGCTGCCGGAGGCGGCCGCATCAGGAGGGGCGGCGCGAAGCGCCTCCGGCAGGGGCGGTGGTCGGGCGACGGGTGGGCTGGTGCTGGATCTGCGGTCGGCGGCGTATGCGACGGCGTGGAAGCCCAAGGGTGAGCTTGCGGAGCGGACCGCGACGGTGCGGGTGCTCCAGTCGAAGATCGTGAACGGGGTCGAGAAGCGGTCGGTGGTCAGCCACTTCAACAAGGCGACCAAGGGACGGCTGGTCCGGGACCTACTGGTGGCCGGGGCCGAACCGGCGGACCCGGCGGAGCTGGTGGAGACGCTGCGCGGACTGGGCTACGCGGTCGAGGCGCAGGCCCCGGCGAAGGCCGGCAAGCCGTGGGCACTGGATGTGATCGTCACGGAGCTGTGA
- the eda gene encoding bifunctional 4-hydroxy-2-oxoglutarate aldolase/2-dehydro-3-deoxy-phosphogluconate aldolase, with product MGGVPDAACSAVPFPAVLGLAPVLPVVVLRDAADAVPLARALVAGGLPAIEVTLRTPAALDAIRAVAEEVPDAVVGAGTVLDPAQATAAGAAGARFLVSPGCSPRLLGALRDSGLPFLPGVSTASEVVTLLDEGITAMKFFPAEAAGGTAYLRSLAAPLPQARFCPTGGIGPATAPSYLALPNVGCVGGTWMLPGDALAARDWPRIEHLAREAAALGRGRDPGRAAKRR from the coding sequence ATGGGCGGCGTGCCTGACGCCGCCTGCTCCGCCGTGCCCTTCCCCGCCGTACTCGGGCTCGCCCCGGTCCTCCCGGTCGTGGTCCTGCGGGACGCGGCGGACGCCGTGCCGCTCGCCCGGGCGCTGGTCGCCGGCGGACTGCCGGCGATCGAGGTGACCCTGCGCACGCCCGCCGCGCTGGACGCGATCCGGGCCGTCGCCGAGGAGGTCCCGGACGCGGTGGTCGGCGCCGGGACCGTACTGGACCCGGCGCAGGCCACGGCGGCCGGGGCGGCCGGAGCACGGTTCCTGGTGAGCCCGGGCTGCTCGCCCCGGCTGCTGGGCGCGCTGCGGGACTCCGGGCTGCCGTTCCTTCCGGGCGTCTCGACGGCCTCGGAGGTGGTGACCCTGCTGGACGAGGGGATCACCGCCATGAAGTTCTTCCCGGCGGAGGCGGCGGGCGGCACCGCCTACCTCAGGTCGCTGGCCGCCCCGCTCCCGCAGGCCCGCTTCTGCCCGACCGGCGGCATCGGCCCGGCCACGGCCCCCTCGTACCTGGCCCTGCCCAACGTCGGCTGCGTGGGCGGCACCTGGATGCTCCCCGGGGACGCGCTGGCCGCCAGGGACTGGCCGCGCATCGAGCATCTGGCACGGGAGGCGGCAGCGCTGGGCCGCGGCCGAGACCCGGGGAGGGCCGCAAAAAGACGGTAG
- a CDS encoding bifunctional RNase H/acid phosphatase: MARELIVEADGGSRGNPGPAGYGAVVLDPASGEALAEAAEFIGTATNNVAEYKGLLAGLRAAHALDPEAAVHVRMDSKLVVEQMSGRWKIKHPDMKPLAAAAAEIFPSGRVTYEWIPRSRNKHADRLANEAMDAGKRGKQWEPRDSRAALAGPADAEPARSAAARAADAAADEAESGPSTAAPPVGWGAPDLGVPATFVLLRHGETALTPEKRFSGSGGTDPELSAAGRRQAEATAAALAARGTVQAVVSSPLRRCQETAGTIAARLGLDVRVEDGLRETDFGAWEGLTFAEVRERYPDDLDAWLRSAKAEPTGGGESFAAVARRVAVTRDKLIARYAGRTVLLVTHVTPVKTLVRLALGAPPESLFRMELSAASLSAVAYYADGNASVRLLNDTSHLR, from the coding sequence GTGGCGCGTGAGCTGATCGTCGAGGCGGACGGCGGGTCCCGGGGCAACCCGGGGCCGGCCGGCTACGGCGCGGTGGTCCTCGACCCGGCGAGCGGCGAGGCGCTGGCCGAGGCCGCCGAGTTCATCGGGACGGCGACCAACAACGTCGCCGAGTACAAGGGCCTGCTGGCCGGGCTGCGCGCCGCGCACGCCCTGGACCCGGAGGCCGCCGTCCACGTCCGGATGGACTCCAAGCTCGTCGTCGAGCAGATGTCCGGCCGCTGGAAGATCAAGCACCCGGACATGAAGCCGCTGGCCGCCGCGGCCGCGGAGATCTTCCCGTCCGGCCGGGTCACCTACGAGTGGATCCCGCGCTCCCGTAACAAGCACGCCGACCGGCTCGCCAACGAGGCGATGGACGCGGGCAAGCGCGGCAAGCAGTGGGAGCCGCGCGACTCCCGGGCGGCGCTCGCCGGCCCGGCCGACGCGGAACCCGCCCGCAGCGCCGCGGCCCGCGCGGCGGACGCGGCCGCCGACGAGGCGGAGAGCGGCCCGAGCACGGCCGCGCCGCCGGTCGGCTGGGGCGCGCCCGACCTCGGCGTCCCCGCGACGTTCGTCCTGCTGCGGCACGGCGAGACCGCGCTGACACCGGAGAAGCGCTTCTCCGGCAGCGGCGGCACCGACCCCGAGCTCTCGGCCGCCGGCCGTCGCCAGGCCGAGGCGACCGCCGCCGCGCTCGCCGCCCGCGGCACCGTCCAGGCCGTGGTGAGCTCGCCGCTGCGCCGCTGCCAGGAGACCGCCGGGACGATCGCCGCCCGGCTCGGCCTGGACGTCCGCGTCGAGGACGGGCTCCGCGAGACCGACTTCGGCGCCTGGGAGGGGCTGACCTTCGCCGAGGTCCGCGAGCGGTACCCGGACGATCTGGACGCCTGGCTCCGCTCCGCCAAGGCGGAGCCCACCGGGGGCGGCGAGTCCTTCGCGGCGGTCGCCCGCCGGGTCGCGGTCACCCGCGACAAGCTGATCGCCCGGTACGCGGGCCGGACGGTCCTCCTGGTCACCCACGTCACCCCGGTCAAGACGCTGGTCCGGCTGGCCCTGGGCGCTCCGCCGGAGTCCCTGTTCCGCATGGAGCTGTCCGCGGCGTCGCTCTCCGCGGTGGCGTACTACGCGGACGGGAACGCGTCCGTGCGGTTGCTGAACGACACTTCACATTTGCGGTAG